CCCAAGCCCAAGCCCAAGCCCAAGCCCAAGCCCAAGCCCAAGCCCAAGCCCAAGCCCAAGCCCAAGCCCAAGCCCAAGCCCAAGCCCAAGCCCAAGCCCAAGCCCAAGCCCAAGCCCAGCTCCTTGCGGATATGCACTTTTGTGCATACACTCGCCGCATGGCTTATCAGTGGGATCCAGCGAAAGCGCACTCGAACGTTAAGAGGCACGGCGTTGACTTCGCAGACGCTGTTACCTCCCTGGAAGATGAACTGTCCCTTGTCACCGAAGATCAGCTTAGTGAAGGCGAGGAGCGCTTTATCTGCCTCGGGCGGAGTGCTGAAGGCTTCCTTCTGGTGACTGTGTTCTGTTACCGCGGCGATGACATTCGGATCATTTCCTCTCGTCACGCCACCGCGCATGAGCGTCGCAAGTACGAGGAACCGTAATGAAAGACGAGTATGACTTCAGCAACGCCCGCCGCGGCCCAGTCGTCGCCCCAGCGGCGGGCAAGACCCGGATCACCATCCGCCTGGATGACGAAGTGCTGGGTTGGTTCAAGAAGCAGGTGACTGAGGCGGGTGGCGGCAACTACCAGTCGCTCATCAATGCTGCTTTGCGAGACTACATTGCCGGTAGTCGTGAGCCTCTAGAGGAGACTTTGCGGCGAGTGGTGAGGGAAGAACTCCAGCGTGCTAGCTAACAAGTGCCTGCAGTGGTCACTTGACCCGAGCACCACTCCGGCTACCGCCGGAGCGGCACTCGCCTCAAGCGCCACTGAGGCGAGGCGTTAGGCGGCTTGAGCGCCATAGTATTTTGGAGAAGTTGTAGAATGCGGCCTGGGAACTCGACACGGCGAGGCGGAAATCAAGACATCGACGTCTCGCTGGTCGATGAGTTCTTCGCCGTGTTTGTTGGTGTGTTTGCGGCGTTGAGCTTTGAAGGTTGGCAAGTAGAGTTCCCGACCATCGTTGCAGGTGTTCTCGGAGTCATTCTGGTGGTCCTCATTTCCGCTGTTGTGACTGCGAATCAATGCGCTGCAACAAGCCGGTTCGCGGGCTATTCGCTCACGATTGCGATGGCCGTCGCAGGCTACTGGTTGATCATGGCGCTCTCCCATGGTGACCTCCACCCAGAGCGCTGGCTCATTGCTACCCTTCCAGTGGGAGTCGTTGTTTGGACGCTCGCGCGAGAGGGAGCAAACGCAACTACACGGGTATTGCGAACTAGAGAGGTCGTCGTGGATCCGTACCTGAGAGAATATCGACTACAGGACATAGTCGGGCTCCTTCAATTCCTGGGGGCGTACAAGGAGCACCAACTGTCTCCAGAGGACTGGTACAGCAAGCTCGACTACAAACCGAGAAGCGCAGCGACTTGGGCGGAAGTCTTTCGAGATCACCCCGAGTTCTTTCGAGTCAACGACAACGGCCAGGTTGGCCTTGTTTGGCGGAAAGCACTTCCTCGCGTCTCTACATCTCGGCAAGTGCTGTCAGAAGAGCAAATCGGCCAACTCATCGCCGTAGCACTGGACTTTCATAGCAAAGCTAGAGACCGAATAAGAGATTCTCGTTGGTGGATCCCGATCGCCGCTGCACTACTAGCCTTCCTCGGAGCACTTCTGGGCGCCATGATTCGAGCCGGCGGGACGCCAGGGCCTTCCTAGCCTGTAAATGGAGGGCCGCGGAGTGCGCAAGTACTTGTCTGCCGCGCACTAGAATGGTCGCCCTGAGTCCCAGGCCATGTCGCGCAGTCGCATTCTCCTACGCAAGCCCGAGCCAGAAGCTAGGATGTGTTGCGGAGGCGCCGCCTAACCATACGTACATGGACTCCTCCCGCAAGCCGCGATTGAGCGCTGCTGATCGTGAGCGGTGACAGAGAAGCGGCTGCAGTCGTACATCCGGCCTGTTAGGTGAGCGTCGTCGCTCCGACATGTTGGAGCGGGATGCTCTGGCCTTCATGGAATCAGCGTTCGAGGAGCCACACGTTGCTAGGTGCTTTGATGCACGCGCTGGTTATCGGCTTTCCCGCGAACCGGGCCGACCTGTCATGCCATGATCGCTAGTGCTCTCCTGCGCAACCTACGTGGTAGGTGAGTTGTTGTTGTGGTTGTTCGGTGGTTACGCGGCGGCGGGCGATGGCTCGCGCGCGTAACATGTTTCTTGCACCCAGCAGGCCCATGCGATGCGAGCCATCTTGTTGGCAACCGCGCACGCGGCCTTGTTGTGGGTCGTTCGCTCCTGCAGCTGCATTGCCCAGCGTTGGAGCCTGTCGAGCGGTCTACCGCTCTTGAGCCTCTGAGATGCTGCGCGGAGCAGGGATCTCGCACCATGTATCAACAGCATTCGAAGGTACGGATCACCGCGCTTTGAGATTCCCCCGAGGGTCCGCTTGGATCCACTGGAGTGTTCTCGCGGCGTCAGGCCGATCCAGGATGCCATATGACGACCTGAACGGAAGTAGGAAGCGCTCCCAGCGCTCCCAGCGCTGGCGAGCAATGCGGTTGCCGTGAGTAGGCCGATGCCAGGGACATCCATCAATCGCTTGGCAGAGGTGTTTTGCTTAGCGATGGTGGCAAGCTGTCGTTCGATCGTATCGATCTGGGATTCGAGGTG
The DNA window shown above is from Pseudomonadota bacterium and carries:
- a CDS encoding BrnA antitoxin family protein; translated protein: MKDEYDFSNARRGPVVAPAAGKTRITIRLDDEVLGWFKKQVTEAGGGNYQSLINAALRDYIAGSREPLEETLRRVVREELQRAS
- a CDS encoding BrnT family toxin; this encodes MAYQWDPAKAHSNVKRHGVDFADAVTSLEDELSLVTEDQLSEGEERFICLGRSAEGFLLVTVFCYRGDDIRIISSRHATAHERRKYEEP